The Deltaproteobacteria bacterium genome has a segment encoding these proteins:
- a CDS encoding flavin reductase family protein — MKEAILKNMAHMTYGIYVLTTRFEQSINGMIASWMSQVSYEPPLFMVAIHPNRYSHELLVQSGSFALHIISSEQKSLLHRFKGPIAKEKFESIDWKYGVTGCPILADCIGCMECRIIQSLAPGNHTLFIGEVVNAVFNAEKRPLCTLDYEGSYLGKA; from the coding sequence ATGAAGGAAGCGATTTTGAAAAATATGGCCCATATGACCTATGGGATTTATGTGCTCACCACACGCTTTGAACAGAGCATCAACGGCATGATCGCTTCCTGGATGAGCCAGGTTTCCTACGAGCCGCCGTTATTCATGGTGGCAATCCATCCCAACCGCTACTCACACGAATTGCTGGTGCAAAGCGGGTCTTTTGCCCTACACATTATTTCCAGCGAACAGAAGAGTCTCCTGCACCGTTTCAAAGGCCCAATCGCCAAAGAAAAATTTGAATCGATTGACTGGAAATACGGTGTGACCGGGTGTCCGATCCTGGCAGACTGCATCGGCTGCATGGAATGCCGTATCATACAAAGCCTGGCTCCAGGGAACCATACCTTGTTCATCGGTGAGGTGGTTAACGCGGTTTTCAATGCTGAAAAAAGACCACTTTGCACATTGGACTACGAGGGCAGCTACCTGGGCAAGGCATGA
- a CDS encoding peptidase S41 → MDYSTLSWSEAFEAANAKFSREYAFTEWKGVDFGNLYARFAPRIAAAEAAADTDTYYRTLREYLFSIPDGHIMITSPDQVGLSADEIAGGFGLVAAELDDGRIIAAAVTDGGPAANAGIQVGAELLAWNGVPVDVAVEAVSVLWNKEPPATNENRRMEKIRFLTRAAVGAARTVDFRNPGESEPHSAVMIAIDDHKKGLDLVNFAPSPDMEDVMKLVEYRVLDSGYGYVRVYVESDMDGESEYAWAVYAKFEEAIKYFVELNVPGLIVDLRGNMGGSDETAADLSGFFYREARHYENQFLYNALTGEFMWVFMDEKEGDILPIPKPLEIMPQSVYYGGPVIALVNPACISSGEGIAMGIKGSPNGRVVGFFGTNGSFGITGGTIIMPYTSEFRCGFAYPIGRSLDADFVVQIDSGKDGKGGVFPNNRVPRTLENVLAYANGDDVELQFAIAILQKGS, encoded by the coding sequence GTGGATTACAGCACCCTTAGCTGGAGCGAGGCATTTGAGGCCGCGAACGCCAAATTCTCCAGGGAATATGCCTTTACGGAGTGGAAAGGTGTCGATTTTGGGAACCTCTATGCGAGGTTTGCACCAAGAATTGCTGCGGCTGAGGCTGCGGCCGATACAGACACCTATTACCGTACGTTGAGAGAGTATCTTTTTTCCATTCCTGATGGTCATATTATGATTACCTCTCCCGATCAAGTCGGCCTTTCAGCGGACGAGATCGCAGGCGGGTTCGGTCTGGTCGCAGCTGAACTGGACGATGGCAGGATCATCGCCGCTGCCGTTACAGACGGCGGGCCGGCCGCAAATGCCGGCATCCAGGTGGGAGCCGAACTCCTGGCCTGGAACGGTGTCCCAGTCGATGTGGCCGTAGAAGCAGTTTCCGTTCTTTGGAACAAAGAGCCGCCGGCTACGAATGAAAACAGGCGCATGGAAAAGATTCGCTTTCTCACCCGTGCCGCTGTTGGGGCGGCGAGAACCGTCGATTTCAGGAATCCCGGTGAAAGCGAACCTCATAGTGCTGTCATGATCGCAATCGATGACCACAAGAAGGGGCTGGATCTGGTCAATTTTGCCCCCAGTCCTGATATGGAAGATGTCATGAAACTGGTGGAATACCGGGTGTTGGACAGCGGCTATGGATATGTAAGGGTGTATGTTGAAAGTGATATGGATGGTGAATCCGAATATGCCTGGGCTGTATACGCCAAATTTGAGGAAGCCATTAAGTATTTTGTTGAACTAAACGTTCCGGGTCTCATCGTCGATTTGCGGGGGAATATGGGCGGATCGGATGAAACCGCAGCCGATCTTTCCGGATTTTTCTACAGAGAAGCCAGGCATTATGAAAACCAGTTCCTGTACAATGCACTGACCGGCGAATTCATGTGGGTGTTTATGGACGAGAAAGAGGGTGACATCCTTCCTATCCCCAAGCCTCTTGAGATAATGCCCCAAAGCGTCTATTACGGCGGTCCGGTCATCGCCCTTGTTAATCCGGCGTGCATCAGTTCAGGAGAAGGGATCGCCATGGGGATTAAGGGTTCTCCGAATGGGCGTGTGGTTGGCTTTTTCGGTACGAACGGGTCTTTTGGCATTACGGGCGGTACGATCATCATGCCTTATACATCGGAGTTCAGATGCGGGTTCGCATACCCGATCGGCCGCTCCCTCGATGCCGACTTCGTTGTTCAGATTGACAGCGGAAAGGATGGAAAGGGAGGCGTCTTTCCAAACAACCGTGTTCCTCGGACTTTGGAGAATGTGCTGGCTTATGCAAACGGTGATGACGTCGAATTGCAATTTGCCATCGCTATTCTTCAAAAGGGGAGTTGA
- a CDS encoding BrnA antitoxin family protein: MSRIPEKTRKNLKQEAVRWDKEISRETPEQIQGLLNDAEPFQVPRPPRQPVSLRMDPFDLSMIKRLARKKGVPHTQLMAIWLRERVEKEKRLDAAK, encoded by the coding sequence ATGAGCAGGATTCCAGAAAAGACAAGAAAAAATCTCAAACAAGAGGCTGTCCGGTGGGACAAGGAGATTTCGAGAGAGACTCCTGAGCAGATTCAGGGATTGCTGAATGACGCTGAGCCGTTTCAGGTTCCCCGTCCTCCCCGTCAGCCCGTCTCCCTCCGCATGGACCCCTTTGATCTTTCGATGATCAAGCGCCTCGCCCGAAAGAAAGGCGTTCCACACACCCAACTCATGGCAATTTGGCTTCGCGAACGGGTCGAAAAAGAAAAGAGGCTTGATGCCGCGAAATGA
- a CDS encoding MBL fold metallo-hydrolase, with the protein METRITILCDNSISRSGFVGEHGFSCLIERGDEKYLFDTGPGRSLPLNLETLNMDLKGLKRIFISHGHYDHTGGLPWAVQQVGEIKVVAHPAVFSRHMVMDPAAPDKPPRYIGCPASREELERSGAIFRFMDHTEEAAPGVWFVTGIDRDPDKAPKDPRLVVPEGNGFVQDFIEDDASLLIETDGAPVLILGCAHAGVLNILEYLWTKMGIDRLRAILGGTHLMFYGPEDLPGVIKEFERFSVDLVGVSHCTGFQAAVKLSNHFGDRFAAASAGKTFTF; encoded by the coding sequence ATGGAGACACGCATTACCATTCTTTGCGACAACAGCATCAGCCGGTCGGGATTTGTGGGCGAACACGGGTTCAGTTGCCTCATTGAGAGGGGAGATGAGAAATACCTCTTCGATACGGGTCCGGGGAGGTCCCTTCCCCTTAATCTCGAAACGCTGAACATGGACCTCAAGGGTCTGAAAAGGATATTTATCAGCCATGGGCATTATGACCATACGGGCGGACTCCCGTGGGCGGTGCAGCAGGTGGGCGAGATCAAGGTGGTTGCCCATCCCGCGGTTTTTTCCCGGCATATGGTCATGGATCCGGCGGCACCGGACAAGCCTCCCCGGTATATCGGATGCCCGGCCTCCCGAGAGGAGTTGGAGCGGTCCGGCGCGATCTTCAGGTTTATGGACCACACAGAGGAGGCGGCACCCGGTGTCTGGTTTGTGACCGGAATAGACCGGGACCCTGATAAAGCGCCGAAGGATCCCCGGCTGGTAGTGCCTGAAGGAAATGGATTTGTGCAGGATTTCATCGAAGACGACGCATCGCTTCTCATTGAGACAGATGGCGCTCCTGTGCTGATCCTGGGGTGCGCCCATGCAGGGGTCCTGAACATCCTGGAGTATTTGTGGACAAAGATGGGGATTGACAGGCTCCGCGCCATCCTGGGGGGGACCCATCTGATGTTCTACGGCCCGGAGGACCTGCCCGGGGTGATTAAGGAGTTTGAGAGGTTTTCCGTTGACCTGGTGGGGGTCTCCCACTGCACGGGTTTTCAGGCGGCCGTCAAACTCTCAAACCATTTCGGCGATCGATTTGCGGCCGCATCCGCGGGAAAGACGTTCACTTTTTAA
- a CDS encoding site-specific integrase translates to LMLELMARGGMRVGEVLKLRAMDVHDRKLTLRDPKSGKEREYVFIPQKVADRLKEYIRDNGIHPDQRIFPLSYEATRSMVKKAGKRVGIRLRPHDLRRHAATYASRSGVPIEIVSKVILRHANLSTTQIYLGKVPDAEAMRWIENIYA, encoded by the coding sequence GTCTCATGCTTGAACTGATGGCCAGAGGCGGGATGAGGGTTGGTGAAGTCCTGAAACTCAGGGCGATGGACGTCCATGACCGGAAACTGACGCTGAGGGACCCGAAAAGCGGCAAAGAACGGGAGTATGTTTTCATCCCACAGAAAGTGGCTGACCGGCTCAAGGAATACATCAGGGACAACGGGATTCACCCGGACCAGAGAATTTTTCCCTTGTCCTACGAGGCCACACGTAGCATGGTGAAAAAGGCAGGCAAAAGGGTCGGGATTCGGCTCAGGCCCCATGATCTCAGGAGACATGCTGCGACATATGCCTCTCGGTCAGGTGTGCCCATCGAGATCGTGTCAAAAGTCATCTTACGGCATGCGAACCTGTCAACTACCCAGATTTATTTGGGAAAAGTGCCTGACGCCGAGGCTATGAGGTGGATCGAGAACATCTATGCGTAA
- the hypA gene encoding hydrogenase maturation nickel metallochaperone HypA, with translation MHEMSIAQSLLDIIKEEMEKHHARVLRSVRLNIGRLSAVVPESLSFCFEVMTRGTPLEGARLDMEIIPLRGICRECKEEFEIEDYAFECPHCHSRDIETISGQELSIVEMEVD, from the coding sequence ATGCACGAGATGTCGATTGCCCAAAGCCTTCTCGATATCATAAAGGAAGAGATGGAAAAACACCACGCAAGGGTATTGCGTTCGGTTCGCCTTAATATCGGCCGGCTTTCAGCCGTTGTGCCGGAATCCCTCTCTTTCTGCTTCGAGGTGATGACGAGGGGCACCCCATTGGAAGGCGCCAGGCTGGACATGGAAATTATCCCCCTCAGGGGAATCTGTCGAGAGTGCAAGGAGGAATTTGAGATTGAGGACTACGCATTTGAGTGCCCCCATTGCCACAGCCGGGATATTGAAACCATATCCGGTCAGGAATTATCCATCGTGGAAATGGAAGTGGACTGA
- the pgl gene encoding 6-phosphogluconolactonase gives MKIMIASDPADLARKGAAIVSQTAQMSVALRGRFMVALSGGSTPRPMHRLLCEAPHLNEIPWDRTHIFWVDERCVPADDPASNYGAARADLLDRVPVLPHQVHPMPMNLSPEEAAATCQEELVRFFQSPPSEIPVFDLIILGIGTDGHTASLFPGDNALREQERLVVPVRGGDPDVDRLTMTLPLLNNALEIVFLVSGKRKAPILKSILEGPPGKYPAQMIQPIHGNLTWLLDREAAPRRHW, from the coding sequence TTGAAAATCATGATCGCGTCCGATCCGGCCGATCTGGCCCGCAAGGGAGCAGCCATAGTTTCACAAACCGCGCAAATGAGCGTCGCATTGAGGGGACGCTTCATGGTTGCCCTGTCCGGCGGGTCGACCCCCAGGCCCATGCACCGCCTCCTGTGTGAAGCGCCACACCTTAATGAGATCCCGTGGGACAGGACCCATATCTTCTGGGTGGATGAGCGCTGCGTTCCTGCAGATGATCCGGCAAGCAACTATGGGGCGGCCAGGGCCGACCTTCTTGACCGGGTGCCTGTCCTTCCCCATCAGGTTCACCCCATGCCAATGAATCTTTCCCCTGAGGAGGCGGCCGCGACCTGCCAGGAAGAACTGGTCCGCTTTTTTCAATCACCGCCTTCAGAGATTCCGGTATTTGATCTCATCATTCTCGGCATCGGGACCGACGGACACACGGCCTCCCTCTTTCCCGGCGATAATGCCTTGAGGGAGCAAGAGCGGCTAGTGGTCCCGGTCAGGGGAGGGGATCCTGATGTCGACCGCCTGACCATGACACTTCCCCTGCTCAACAATGCCTTAGAAATCGTCTTTCTGGTCTCGGGAAAGCGCAAGGCACCAATCCTGAAGTCCATCCTCGAGGGACCTCCAGGTAAATATCCCGCGCAGATGATCCAACCGATCCATGGCAATCTTACCTGGCTACTGGACCGGGAAGCGGCTCCCCGGCGCCATTGGTGA
- the ilvD gene encoding dihydroxy-acid dehydratase, which produces MRSDILKKDIETLPHRALLMSAGLKKEDFDADRPFVGVANSYNTIIPGHIHLNELTREVKRGIRDAGGVPLEWGVPGVCDGVAMFVEMRLSLPSREHIADNIEIMVLSHSLDGWVGVTACDKITPGMLMAAGRLNLPALMLTGGPMKANIVNGLKHHPIEGFGLVGQVKGGRMTAQEAEAMLPAMTCGAGSCVGLYTANTMSVVTEVLGMSVTGCATTLAIDPRKKEEAYESGKRIVELIRNDVRPRSIMTPQAFENAIRVDMGMGGSTNAVLHIPAIAREAGIQIDLDLFDRVSLETPHLCAIIPAGTHEMADIGRAGGIPAVLSRLRHQIKDSPTVNGTSIREVAIEGKVLDDDIIRPLDKAYHAQGGIAVLKGNMGNSAIIKQTAVAPEMQAHSGPARVFYAERDLLAALENKEIREGDVVVLPFQGPAGAPGMPEMLTPTDAIKGAGYKKVALITDGRFSGATSGPCIGHVEMEAYNGGPIGAVRDGDIIDIDIPNRHLNVRLSDEQIRQRLKDVSVPERALTPLLKHYREKFSGINCYGH; this is translated from the coding sequence ATGCGTTCAGACATATTAAAGAAAGATATCGAGACACTGCCGCATCGGGCATTGCTCATGTCGGCAGGTTTGAAAAAGGAGGATTTTGATGCGGACAGGCCGTTTGTGGGCGTGGCCAACAGCTACAACACCATTATTCCCGGTCATATCCATCTCAACGAATTGACCCGTGAGGTCAAAAGGGGTATCCGGGACGCAGGCGGGGTCCCGCTGGAATGGGGGGTTCCTGGCGTATGCGACGGGGTGGCCATGTTTGTGGAGATGCGGTTGAGCCTCCCCAGCAGGGAGCATATTGCGGACAACATCGAGATCATGGTCCTTTCGCACTCCCTGGACGGATGGGTCGGGGTTACGGCCTGCGATAAGATTACGCCCGGAATGCTCATGGCGGCCGGTCGTCTCAACCTGCCTGCCCTCATGCTGACCGGCGGACCCATGAAGGCAAATATCGTGAACGGCTTGAAGCACCATCCGATCGAGGGATTCGGACTGGTCGGGCAGGTGAAGGGGGGCCGGATGACGGCGCAGGAGGCAGAGGCAATGCTTCCCGCCATGACCTGCGGGGCCGGTTCCTGTGTGGGGCTCTATACGGCCAATACCATGTCCGTGGTGACCGAGGTCCTGGGCATGTCCGTGACCGGGTGCGCCACCACCCTTGCGATCGATCCCCGGAAAAAGGAGGAGGCCTATGAATCTGGGAAACGGATCGTAGAACTGATCAGGAACGATGTGAGGCCCAGGTCCATCATGACGCCCCAGGCCTTTGAAAATGCCATCCGGGTGGATATGGGGATGGGAGGCTCCACCAATGCAGTGCTCCACATCCCGGCCATCGCCCGGGAGGCAGGGATACAGATCGACCTGGATCTGTTTGACAGGGTTTCGCTGGAGACGCCGCACCTGTGCGCCATCATTCCCGCCGGCACCCATGAGATGGCCGATATCGGGAGGGCAGGTGGGATACCGGCGGTCCTCAGCCGGCTGCGCCATCAGATAAAGGACTCCCCAACCGTGAATGGCACATCCATCAGGGAGGTCGCCATTGAAGGGAAGGTCCTGGATGATGACATTATCCGGCCCCTTGACAAGGCCTACCATGCACAAGGCGGGATTGCGGTACTAAAGGGCAACATGGGAAACAGCGCCATTATCAAACAAACGGCAGTGGCGCCGGAGATGCAGGCCCATTCCGGTCCGGCAAGGGTCTTCTATGCGGAACGGGATCTCCTGGCCGCCCTTGAAAATAAGGAGATCAGAGAGGGGGATGTGGTGGTCCTCCCCTTTCAGGGACCGGCAGGCGCCCCCGGAATGCCGGAAATGCTGACCCCCACCGATGCCATCAAGGGGGCCGGGTATAAGAAAGTGGCCCTGATTACCGACGGCCGGTTTTCAGGGGCCACATCAGGTCCCTGCATCGGGCACGTTGAAATGGAGGCCTATAACGGCGGGCCCATCGGCGCCGTCAGGGATGGGGACATCATCGATATCGACATCCCCAACAGACACCTGAATGTGCGATTAAGCGATGAACAGATCAGGCAGAGGCTGAAAGATGTCTCTGTTCCCGAAAGAGCGCTAACGCCTCTCCTGAAACATTACAGAGAAAAGTTTAGTGGGATCAACTGTTATGGGCATTAG
- a CDS encoding DUF1566 domain-containing protein codes for MFSVRRHCPDGATVSLGTWSFQNQIQTFDSQININSVSQHLKEVQMKRGIVFIGAALSLLIMASQSTGEMKITPDGVTFPNASTQTMAATPPWSQILPAADRFQLVMGRLVLDPIVHMEYPAVLDKETGLVWQRDTDNALRDWNGACAYCYMLSLGGRKGWRLPTIEELSSLVDPSRTDPALPEGHPFTNVKVADFHWSSSSTYAGYPDGAWYVDFDFGFVHYYAKTGDYYVRCVRGGHGYDAR; via the coding sequence ATGTTTTCCGTTCGGAGGCACTGTCCGGATGGAGCGACTGTAAGCCTGGGAACATGGTCTTTTCAAAACCAGATTCAAACATTTGATAGTCAAATTAATATCAACAGCGTTTCGCAACATTTGAAGGAGGTCCAAATGAAAAGAGGAATCGTTTTTATCGGCGCTGCATTATCGTTATTAATTATGGCATCCCAATCAACTGGTGAGATGAAGATAACCCCTGATGGCGTGACATTTCCAAACGCCTCCACCCAGACCATGGCCGCTACCCCGCCGTGGTCGCAGATATTGCCGGCTGCTGATCGATTTCAGCTCGTGATGGGAAGGCTTGTGCTCGACCCCATCGTCCATATGGAATACCCTGCCGTTCTGGACAAAGAGACGGGGCTTGTCTGGCAGCGAGACACGGATAACGCCCTACGAGACTGGAATGGAGCTTGCGCTTATTGTTACATGTTGAGTCTGGGAGGCCGCAAAGGGTGGCGGCTTCCGACCATAGAGGAGTTGTCCAGTCTGGTGGATCCAAGCCGAACCGACCCGGCCTTGCCAGAAGGCCATCCGTTTACCAATGTGAAAGTGGCTGATTTTCACTGGTCGAGCAGTAGTACCTACGCGGGCTACCCGGACGGCGCGTGGTACGTCGATTTCGACTTTGGGTTCGTGCACTACTACGCTAAGACGGGTGACTATTACGTCCGTTGTGTGCGCGGCGGACATGGGTATGATGCTCGGTGA
- a CDS encoding DUF2333 family protein — protein sequence MDAKNDKDKEKVKYGRIIGVIILVLVVVSLIIMAINSRKPEPLQLGELDKTVNGAAFVKANELLIEQMSDNWLPNDLFWPTVFLDNMPNFQIGQLEVIRYNIRVLRDNLSRMRTTDKLDRWAEGAFTALSNDPYKWWFPSAESRWQKAYKDLQGYYQGLKNGTSFFYPRADNLVELLNQYASLMGGVNTRLINAPQRKGTVLPVTEDAGKPSSADEMVQIDIPWRQIDDNFYYAQGVAYALHEAFKAIRIDFYEVLDRKNSLKLIDKITELLARCQFEPWIVFNGSPDSIFANHSLNVSGVFNDARQKIYSLTVALQQG from the coding sequence ATGGACGCGAAGAATGACAAAGATAAGGAAAAGGTGAAATACGGCCGCATCATCGGTGTCATCATTTTAGTTCTGGTCGTGGTTTCCCTCATTATCATGGCGATCAACTCGAGAAAACCCGAGCCACTCCAGCTGGGGGAATTGGACAAGACCGTCAACGGGGCTGCTTTTGTCAAGGCAAATGAACTCCTGATTGAACAGATGAGCGATAACTGGCTGCCCAACGATCTCTTCTGGCCCACGGTTTTTCTGGATAACATGCCCAATTTCCAGATCGGCCAGCTGGAGGTGATCCGGTACAACATACGGGTGCTGAGGGATAATCTCTCCCGGATGCGGACCACGGACAAACTGGATCGATGGGCCGAAGGCGCCTTTACCGCGCTTTCCAACGACCCCTACAAGTGGTGGTTTCCATCGGCCGAAAGCAGATGGCAGAAGGCCTACAAAGACCTGCAAGGCTATTATCAGGGCTTGAAGAATGGAACATCCTTTTTTTATCCCAGGGCTGACAATCTGGTGGAACTGCTGAACCAGTATGCATCGCTCATGGGCGGGGTAAACACCCGGCTGATCAATGCGCCGCAGCGCAAGGGGACGGTCCTGCCGGTCACGGAAGATGCGGGGAAGCCGTCATCGGCAGACGAAATGGTCCAGATCGATATCCCCTGGCGTCAAATTGATGATAATTTTTACTATGCCCAGGGCGTTGCCTATGCCCTCCATGAAGCGTTCAAGGCCATCCGGATCGATTTTTATGAGGTGCTGGACCGTAAAAATTCCCTCAAACTCATCGATAAAATTACTGAACTGCTTGCACGGTGCCAATTTGAACCGTGGATAGTGTTCAACGGTTCGCCCGACAGCATCTTTGCCAATCACTCCTTGAATGTCTCGGGTGTTTTCAATGATGCGCGGCAGAAGATCTACTCTTTGACGGTGGCCCTGCAACAGGGATAA
- a CDS encoding DUF2845 domain-containing protein gives MTEMKMQMEYGVFLIFTCLLIVFAGSASAIAGANFRCGGRIIAVGATRDYVLEKCGEPTSIEERTEGIARGFMHRYPEGHEELKYVLGKIQVEVWTYNLGSTQFIRYLTFRNGRLVAIETGGYGY, from the coding sequence ATGACTGAGATGAAAATGCAAATGGAATATGGGGTGTTTCTCATATTCACATGTCTTTTGATCGTATTTGCTGGCAGTGCTTCTGCCATCGCAGGGGCAAACTTCCGATGTGGCGGAAGAATTATAGCTGTGGGAGCTACTCGAGATTACGTTCTTGAGAAATGTGGAGAACCCACCAGCATTGAGGAAAGAACCGAAGGAATCGCGAGGGGATTCATGCACCGTTATCCGGAGGGCCATGAGGAACTCAAGTATGTTCTTGGAAAAATACAGGTTGAGGTGTGGACCTACAATTTAGGGAGCACACAATTTATTCGATATCTCACTTTCCGAAACGGCAGGTTAGTTGCGATTGAAACAGGAGGTTATGGCTATTAG
- a CDS encoding long-chain-fatty-acid--CoA ligase: MPLDELLPKALKLHPKQEAVVCGEARMDYQAFGQRVWRLCQGLISLGLKRNERVAIIHENSNEFLEAYFAAAHLGAILVPLNFRLSAKELAVILNDSQTRILISQGQFHDKVNALPASVPTIEQVIWTRADFEPGGPRELGYESLLAGQRPEPPPVQALKDDDVAHLYYTSGTTGRPKGVMLTHKNVKSHALGTIAELHLTDSDNWFHVAPLFHLADAWATFAITWVGGKHVILPSFEPLEALRMIQREKITLSNLIPTMLNLMVNHPDVDGFDYSSLRVILSGGAPIAPETVRKIIDAFKCDYIQTYGMTETSPYLTLSILKNYLKDLPWEEQLRFKAKTGREFINVSLRVVDEKGDDVATDNGQVGEIIVRGDTVTPGYWELPEETRAAIRDGWLYTGDLAVIDEEQYVTIVDRKKDMILTGGENVYSTEVENVLYQHEAVLEAAVIGVPDPHWGEAVKACVVLKEGCAATAEGLISFCKNEMAHYKAPKSIDFLETIPKTGSGKIYKKGLRDPYIQKT, from the coding sequence ATGCCACTCGATGAACTTCTCCCCAAGGCACTCAAGCTGCATCCCAAACAAGAAGCCGTGGTCTGCGGTGAGGCCCGCATGGACTACCAGGCCTTTGGCCAAAGGGTCTGGCGGCTGTGTCAGGGGTTGATCTCATTAGGGCTAAAGCGGAATGAACGTGTAGCGATTATCCACGAGAATTCAAACGAATTCCTTGAGGCCTACTTTGCCGCGGCCCACTTGGGGGCCATCCTGGTCCCCCTCAATTTCCGGCTGTCTGCCAAGGAACTGGCAGTGATCCTCAACGACAGCCAGACGCGCATCCTCATCTCACAGGGCCAATTTCACGATAAGGTCAACGCCCTTCCCGCATCCGTTCCCACCATCGAACAGGTGATCTGGACCCGGGCGGATTTTGAACCAGGCGGTCCACGGGAACTGGGTTATGAATCGCTGTTGGCCGGTCAGAGGCCGGAACCACCGCCTGTGCAGGCCCTCAAAGATGATGACGTGGCCCATCTCTACTATACCAGCGGCACCACCGGCCGGCCCAAAGGGGTGATGTTGACGCACAAGAATGTCAAGAGTCATGCCCTGGGCACCATTGCCGAACTCCATCTCACGGACAGCGACAACTGGTTTCATGTGGCCCCGCTCTTCCATCTGGCCGACGCCTGGGCCACCTTTGCCATTACCTGGGTCGGCGGGAAGCATGTGATCCTCCCCTCGTTTGAGCCCCTTGAGGCGCTTCGCATGATTCAGAGGGAAAAGATCACCCTGTCCAATCTGATCCCCACCATGTTGAACCTGATGGTCAACCATCCTGATGTGGACGGATTCGATTATTCGAGTCTCCGTGTCATCCTGAGCGGGGGAGCGCCCATCGCCCCTGAAACCGTGCGCAAGATCATCGACGCCTTCAAGTGCGACTATATTCAGACATACGGGATGACTGAAACCAGCCCCTATCTGACCCTTTCGATTCTCAAAAATTACCTCAAGGACCTCCCGTGGGAGGAGCAGCTCCGATTCAAGGCCAAGACCGGACGGGAATTTATCAACGTCAGTCTCAGGGTGGTGGATGAAAAGGGGGATGATGTCGCGACGGATAATGGCCAGGTAGGAGAGATTATTGTCCGGGGGGACACGGTGACGCCCGGTTACTGGGAGCTGCCCGAGGAAACCCGGGCGGCCATCCGCGACGGCTGGCTCTACACCGGAGACCTGGCGGTCATTGACGAGGAGCAGTATGTGACCATTGTGGACCGGAAAAAGGATATGATCCTGACCGGGGGCGAAAACGTCTATTCCACCGAGGTGGAGAATGTCCTTTATCAGCACGAGGCCGTTCTGGAGGCGGCAGTCATCGGGGTGCCCGATCCCCACTGGGGGGAGGCGGTGAAGGCCTGTGTGGTATTGAAGGAGGGGTGTGCGGCGACGGCCGAAGGTCTCATCTCATTCTGCAAGAACGAGATGGCCCATTACAAGGCACCGAAAAGCATTGATTTCCTGGAAACCATTCCCAAGACAGGCTCCGGCAAGATATATAAGAAAGGACTGCGGGATCCTTACATTCAAAAAACGTAA
- a CDS encoding HAD hydrolase-like protein, which produces MDNVKGLFFDVGGTVFDWKNTARENIQKLADEKGEIIDSDAFANAWRAEMFKVHTQVRQGNLPWMNADHMHLQALVNMAGDYPLLDGLDKTSLVEMTWSHLKPFSGAAEAIDRLRTRYTVVVLTILSWESIVQSSKRARVQWDGILSCEFLGYYKPSLQAYLKATGLLGLKPSEAIMVAAHEGDLAAARAAGLHTAYVNVPEEDNMAEGFEEPDDPNFDIEARDFDELCRKLGV; this is translated from the coding sequence ATGGACAATGTCAAAGGACTATTTTTCGATGTCGGGGGCACCGTGTTTGACTGGAAGAACACGGCCCGGGAAAACATTCAGAAACTGGCCGATGAAAAAGGAGAGATTATCGACAGTGACGCTTTTGCCAATGCGTGGCGGGCAGAGATGTTCAAGGTTCATACCCAAGTCAGGCAGGGAAACCTGCCTTGGATGAACGCCGACCACATGCATCTTCAGGCATTGGTGAACATGGCGGGCGACTATCCACTGCTGGACGGGCTTGACAAAACATCTCTGGTCGAAATGACCTGGAGTCATCTCAAGCCCTTTTCTGGTGCGGCTGAAGCCATCGACCGATTGCGGACCCGATACACGGTCGTGGTGCTCACCATTTTGAGTTGGGAGAGCATCGTTCAGAGTTCCAAGAGAGCCCGTGTCCAATGGGACGGCATTTTGTCCTGTGAATTCTTGGGCTATTACAAACCGTCTTTACAGGCCTACCTGAAAGCAACAGGGCTTTTGGGGCTGAAGCCGTCTGAAGCCATAATGGTGGCTGCCCATGAAGGGGATCTGGCTGCAGCCCGGGCTGCCGGTTTGCATACGGCATATGTCAACGTCCCTGAAGAGGACAACATGGCGGAAGGTTTTGAGGAGCCGGATGACCCCAATTTCGATATTGAAGCCCGGGACTTCGACGAGCTGTGCCGCAAGCTGGGGGTATGA